A region from the Sandaracinus amylolyticus genome encodes:
- a CDS encoding SurA N-terminal domain-containing protein, whose product MTTRRTSLRRLVGLVLASSLLSLSVAATTHAEVIERVVAVVNDEAIFLSDLRQKAAPFLRRAMQAPTEAQRMQAVQQIYTQLLDRMIDERLILQAADEEDVTVSTSEVSTAIDNVRTQSGLEEREFWEAVRAQGFTPQQYRRDVRQQLLRLKVLNQRVRGRVNITEDDVRARYDEMAVRARREATFEAEYIRLPLPADASATDIHQAMRDAEDIRAGIESEDDFASAMDEHGGGSTGRISERDLAPELSEVLLTLEEGEVSAPVRSEASNAVFILHLVNRDLASDALPAYDDVRMDVYREMMQEAMTRQEELFLEELRRRAIIERRLEQ is encoded by the coding sequence ATGACGACGCGCCGCACATCCCTTCGTCGACTCGTCGGGCTCGTCCTCGCGTCGTCGCTGCTCTCGCTCTCGGTCGCCGCGACCACACACGCCGAGGTGATCGAGCGCGTCGTCGCGGTGGTGAACGACGAGGCGATCTTCCTCTCGGACCTCCGCCAGAAGGCCGCGCCGTTCCTGCGCCGCGCGATGCAGGCGCCGACCGAAGCGCAGCGCATGCAGGCGGTGCAGCAGATCTACACGCAGCTGCTCGATCGAATGATCGACGAGCGCCTGATCCTGCAGGCCGCGGACGAAGAGGACGTGACGGTCTCGACGTCCGAGGTGTCGACCGCGATCGACAACGTGCGGACCCAGAGCGGCCTCGAGGAGCGCGAGTTCTGGGAGGCGGTGCGCGCGCAGGGCTTCACGCCGCAGCAGTACCGTCGCGACGTCCGCCAGCAGCTGCTGCGCCTCAAGGTGCTCAACCAGCGGGTGCGCGGCCGCGTGAACATCACCGAAGACGACGTCCGCGCGCGCTACGACGAGATGGCGGTGCGGGCGCGTCGCGAGGCGACGTTCGAGGCGGAGTACATCCGCCTGCCGCTGCCCGCGGACGCGAGCGCGACCGACATCCACCAGGCGATGCGCGACGCCGAGGACATCCGCGCGGGCATCGAGAGCGAAGACGACTTCGCGAGCGCGATGGACGAGCACGGCGGCGGCTCGACGGGCCGCATCTCGGAGCGCGACCTCGCGCCCGAGCTCTCCGAGGTCCTGCTGACGCTCGAGGAGGGCGAGGTCTCGGCGCCGGTGCGCAGCGAGGCGTCGAACGCGGTGTTCATCCTGCACCTCGTGAACCGCGATCTCGCGAGCGACGCGCTGCCGGCGTACGACGACGTCCGCATGGACGTGTACCGCGAGATGATGCAGGAGGCGATGACGCGGCAGGAGGAGCTCTTCCTCGAAGAGCTGCGCCGCCGCGCGATCATCGAGCGTCGCCTCGAGCAGTAG
- a CDS encoding ferredoxin--NADP reductase: protein MPLPEFSAYAPSTLRARSPVAADQMTLELDAPEGALERFERAGQFCRVRVGTEGGPLHEGIFAMLSAPHERALRFLIRTPNPEGGEAADRLAAMAVGSPLEVTMPAGEGFALDRAAGRDLYFVATGTAIAPVRSALESVLRERGRWGALSLDHGLRSEAHLAIPEDVERWRDRGVDVRLHYSFPRPDGTLSGVRAQDAVLERVRDFGRAAFVAVGQSAMVKELRAMVAERGGDPSLVLHNY, encoded by the coding sequence ATGCCTCTCCCCGAGTTCAGCGCCTACGCCCCGAGCACGCTCCGCGCGCGGAGCCCGGTCGCCGCGGACCAGATGACGCTCGAGCTCGACGCGCCGGAGGGCGCGCTCGAGCGCTTCGAGCGCGCCGGACAGTTCTGCAGGGTGCGCGTGGGCACCGAGGGCGGCCCGCTGCACGAGGGCATCTTCGCGATGCTCTCGGCGCCCCACGAGCGCGCGCTGCGCTTCCTGATCCGCACGCCGAACCCGGAGGGCGGCGAGGCCGCGGATCGTCTCGCGGCGATGGCGGTCGGGAGCCCGCTCGAGGTCACGATGCCTGCCGGCGAAGGCTTCGCGCTCGACCGCGCGGCGGGCCGGGACCTGTACTTCGTCGCGACCGGCACCGCGATCGCCCCAGTGCGATCGGCGCTGGAGAGCGTGCTGCGCGAGCGCGGCCGTTGGGGCGCGCTGTCGCTCGATCACGGCCTGCGCAGCGAGGCGCACCTCGCGATCCCCGAGGACGTCGAGCGCTGGCGCGATCGCGGCGTCGACGTGCGCCTCCACTACTCGTTCCCGCGCCCCGACGGCACGCTGAGCGGGGTGCGCGCGCAGGACGCGGTGCTCGAGCGCGTGCGCGACTTCGGGCGCGCGGCGTTCGTCGCGGTGGGCCAGAGCGCGATGGTGAAGGAGCTCCGCGCGATGGTCGCCGAGCGCGGCGGCGACCCGTCGCTGGTCCTGCACAACTACTAG
- a CDS encoding DUF2378 family protein, producing the protein MARSAFPSDPSGFADPPWNAPLDAQAAIRAIPESSTIAGMYLEPLVREARRLGRALPSARQRYVAFQFYPLREHVTVLVEGTQALFPELSMREALRKLGRGAPRALVQTTLGKIVLGTAEGVLQSLDAIAKTYNTNIKPAHAEIVESAPQAAVVRLERVPFLLDSHHVGVLEGAMSYAGVRGTVKIRMRAADAADFLCEW; encoded by the coding sequence GTGGCACGCAGCGCGTTCCCTTCGGACCCGAGCGGATTCGCCGATCCTCCGTGGAACGCGCCGCTCGACGCACAGGCCGCGATCCGCGCGATCCCCGAGAGCTCGACCATCGCCGGGATGTACCTCGAGCCGCTGGTGCGCGAGGCGCGACGTCTCGGGCGCGCGCTGCCGTCCGCGCGGCAGCGCTACGTCGCGTTCCAGTTCTATCCGCTGCGCGAGCACGTGACGGTGCTCGTCGAGGGCACGCAGGCGCTCTTCCCGGAGCTCTCGATGCGCGAGGCGCTGCGCAAGCTGGGTCGCGGCGCGCCGAGGGCGCTGGTGCAGACGACGCTCGGGAAGATCGTGCTCGGCACGGCGGAGGGCGTCCTGCAGTCGCTCGACGCGATCGCGAAGACGTACAACACGAACATCAAGCCGGCGCACGCGGAGATCGTCGAGTCGGCGCCCCAGGCGGCGGTCGTGCGCCTCGAGCGCGTGCCGTTCCTCCTCGACTCGCACCACGTCGGCGTGCTCGAGGGCGCGATGAGCTACGCGGGCGTGCGCGGGACCGTGAAGATCCGGATGCGCGCCGCGGACGCCGCGGACTTCCTCTGCGAGTGGTAG
- a CDS encoding efflux RND transporter permease subunit, giving the protein MQWLAQVCVRRPVFTWVLVLSLVVVGGASFFGLGVDRFPKIDFPAIIVTTVLPGASPEQIETEVTEPIEEQLNSISGLDELTSSSYEGFSVVVARFDLEKDVGEASEEVRDRVGRVVSELPEGVEQPRVERVDPDAAPIMYVAVRTNRSAREATDFADRVLRRRIESMNGVGGIAISGAREREIQIVTDPTRLASFGLTARDVQVALARENVEIPGGNVEQGTRTFQLRVAGRIENPQDFALVPIREREGRVIRVGDVAQVLDAGEQPESSATIDGESVVVLSIRKQSGANTVAVIDALRGRIAEIQRDIPPSYRLEIVRDESEFIRNSIHAVQEHLIVGGFLAALVVLLFLRNGRSTVITALAIPTSIIATFALIAALGLTLNVITLLGLTLSVGIVIDDAIVVLENIVRYIEEKGYDPRRAAVVATKEIGLAVLATSLSLVAVFLPIAFMGGIIGRFMSSFGYTMSFAIIVSLFVSFTLTPMLSSRWLKGPVRAGRPSRPSLEPETPEEDDLEIPDPAPGDRRAERETYLAWQKGQRNVEDLSEVAGGAHESGGWLYQRMERAYMWLLALSMRHRWAVGIVLVISLVSLGPMTAAVPKNFLPNEDESRFEITVRAPEGTSLAQTQIVSERIARAVRELPEVDQTVLTVGAPAGDPSGRGANQSSLYVRLVPADRRERSQDETIEAVRSDVLPRVTPEGVDVLVNPVAAFGGSGQQAAPIQYVLSGPDLNQLDQYVQRMLTEARQLPGVAEASTSLVTGRPAYEIQVDRRRAADLGVSVVDIASAMQLMVGGVEVTDYSEAGEQYEVRVRADADFRSRPEDIAQITVPSATGQAVRLSDVAEIVPTTGPASIQHLGRQRQATIFISTRPGASEQAIVQGLEQIRAGLDMEPGYGSALSGRSREMGRALQSFLIAVFLSFTFMYLVLAAQFESWIHPVTILASLPLTLPFAIFSVLALGQSLNIYSMLGVLVLFGVVKKNSILQIDHIRGLRRKGLSRADAVMLGNRDRLRPILMTTIAFVAGMVPLLVSSGAGSGTNRAMGSVIAGGQTLSLLLTLIATPVIFSWLDDLSHSRVVKFGGRVMLAPFQLVDRLVSKKETHAPAHAAHPAHDERPRDLEASAEEE; this is encoded by the coding sequence ATGCAGTGGCTGGCCCAGGTCTGCGTACGTCGCCCCGTGTTCACGTGGGTGCTCGTGCTCTCGCTCGTCGTCGTCGGCGGCGCGAGCTTCTTCGGTCTCGGCGTCGATCGCTTCCCGAAGATCGACTTCCCCGCGATCATCGTGACGACGGTCCTGCCGGGCGCATCGCCCGAGCAGATCGAGACCGAGGTCACCGAGCCGATCGAGGAGCAGCTGAACTCGATCAGCGGCCTCGACGAGCTCACCTCGAGCTCGTACGAGGGCTTCAGCGTCGTCGTCGCGCGCTTCGATCTCGAGAAGGACGTCGGCGAGGCGTCGGAAGAGGTGCGTGACCGCGTCGGTCGCGTCGTCTCCGAGCTGCCCGAGGGCGTCGAGCAGCCGCGCGTCGAGCGCGTCGATCCCGACGCCGCGCCGATCATGTACGTCGCGGTCCGCACGAACCGCAGCGCGCGCGAGGCGACCGACTTCGCGGATCGCGTGCTGCGCCGCCGCATCGAGTCGATGAACGGCGTCGGCGGCATCGCGATCAGCGGCGCGCGCGAGCGCGAGATCCAGATCGTCACGGATCCCACGCGCCTCGCGTCGTTCGGTCTGACCGCGCGCGACGTGCAGGTCGCGCTCGCGCGCGAGAACGTCGAGATCCCGGGCGGCAACGTCGAGCAGGGCACGCGCACGTTCCAGCTGCGCGTCGCCGGGCGCATCGAGAACCCGCAGGACTTCGCGCTGGTGCCGATCCGCGAGCGCGAAGGGCGCGTCATCCGCGTCGGCGACGTCGCCCAGGTGCTCGACGCGGGTGAGCAGCCCGAGTCGAGCGCGACCATCGACGGCGAGAGCGTCGTCGTCCTCTCGATCCGCAAGCAGTCGGGCGCGAACACCGTCGCGGTGATCGACGCGCTCCGCGGGCGCATCGCGGAGATCCAGCGCGACATCCCGCCGAGCTACCGGCTCGAGATCGTCCGCGACGAGAGCGAGTTCATCCGCAACTCGATCCACGCGGTGCAGGAGCACCTCATCGTCGGCGGCTTCCTCGCCGCGCTCGTCGTGCTCCTCTTCCTGCGCAACGGTCGCTCGACCGTGATCACCGCGCTCGCGATCCCGACGTCGATCATCGCGACGTTCGCGCTGATCGCCGCGCTCGGTCTCACGCTGAACGTCATCACGCTGCTCGGCCTGACGCTCTCGGTCGGCATCGTCATCGACGACGCGATCGTCGTCCTCGAGAACATCGTCAGGTACATCGAGGAGAAGGGCTACGACCCGAGGCGCGCCGCCGTCGTCGCGACCAAGGAGATCGGCCTCGCCGTCCTCGCGACCTCGCTCTCGCTCGTCGCGGTCTTCCTCCCGATCGCGTTCATGGGCGGCATCATCGGCCGCTTCATGTCGAGCTTCGGCTACACGATGTCGTTCGCGATCATCGTGTCGCTCTTCGTGTCCTTCACGCTGACGCCGATGCTCTCGTCGCGCTGGCTGAAGGGCCCCGTGCGCGCGGGCCGTCCCTCGCGTCCCTCGCTCGAGCCCGAGACGCCGGAGGAGGACGACCTCGAGATCCCCGACCCCGCGCCCGGCGATCGCCGCGCGGAGCGCGAGACGTACCTCGCGTGGCAGAAGGGCCAGCGCAACGTCGAGGACCTCTCGGAGGTCGCGGGCGGTGCGCACGAGAGCGGTGGATGGCTCTACCAGCGCATGGAGCGCGCGTACATGTGGCTCCTCGCGCTCTCGATGCGGCACCGCTGGGCGGTCGGCATCGTGCTCGTGATCTCGCTCGTCTCGCTCGGGCCGATGACCGCGGCCGTGCCGAAGAACTTCCTGCCCAACGAGGACGAGTCGCGCTTCGAGATCACGGTGCGCGCGCCCGAGGGCACGTCGCTCGCGCAGACGCAGATCGTCAGCGAGCGCATCGCACGCGCGGTGCGCGAGCTCCCCGAGGTCGACCAGACCGTGCTCACCGTCGGCGCGCCGGCCGGTGATCCCAGCGGCCGCGGTGCGAACCAGTCGTCGCTCTACGTCCGGCTCGTGCCCGCGGATCGCCGCGAGCGCTCGCAGGACGAGACCATCGAGGCGGTGCGCTCCGACGTGCTGCCGCGCGTCACGCCGGAGGGCGTCGACGTGCTCGTGAACCCGGTCGCCGCGTTCGGTGGCTCGGGCCAGCAGGCCGCGCCGATCCAGTACGTCCTCTCGGGCCCGGACCTGAACCAGCTCGATCAGTACGTGCAGCGGATGCTCACCGAGGCGCGCCAGCTGCCCGGCGTCGCCGAGGCGAGCACGTCGCTCGTCACCGGCCGTCCTGCGTACGAGATCCAGGTCGACCGTCGCCGCGCCGCCGATCTCGGCGTGAGCGTCGTCGACATCGCGAGCGCGATGCAGCTCATGGTCGGCGGCGTCGAGGTCACCGACTACAGCGAGGCGGGCGAGCAGTACGAGGTCCGCGTGCGCGCGGACGCGGACTTCCGCAGCCGCCCCGAGGACATCGCGCAGATCACGGTGCCGAGCGCGACCGGCCAGGCGGTGCGCCTCAGCGACGTCGCCGAGATCGTGCCCACCACCGGTCCGGCGTCCATCCAGCACCTCGGCCGACAGCGCCAGGCGACGATCTTCATCTCCACGCGCCCCGGCGCGTCGGAGCAGGCGATCGTGCAGGGCCTCGAGCAAATCCGCGCCGGCCTCGACATGGAGCCGGGCTACGGCTCCGCGCTCTCCGGCCGCTCGCGAGAGATGGGACGCGCGCTCCAGAGCTTCCTGATCGCCGTCTTCCTCTCGTTCACGTTCATGTACCTCGTGCTCGCGGCGCAGTTCGAGAGCTGGATCCACCCGGTGACGATCCTCGCGTCGCTGCCGCTCACGCTGCCGTTCGCGATCTTCTCGGTGCTCGCGCTCGGGCAGTCGCTGAACATCTACTCGATGCTCGGCGTGCTCGTGCTCTTCGGCGTCGTGAAGAAGAACTCGATCCTCCAGATCGATCACATCCGCGGGCTGCGCCGGAAGGGCCTGTCGCGCGCGGACGCCGTCATGCTCGGCAACCGCGATCGACTGCGACCCATCCTCATGACGACCATCGCGTTCGTCGCGGGCATGGTGCCGCTGCTCGTGTCGAGCGGCGCGGGCTCGGGCACGAACCGCGCGATGGGCTCGGTCATCGCGGGCGGTCAGACGCTCTCGCTGCTGCTCACGCTGATCGCGACGCCGGTCATCTTCTCGTGGCTCGACGACCTCTCGCACTCGCGCGTGGTCAAGTTCGGCGGGCGCGTGATGTTGGCCCCGTTCCAGCTGGTGGATCGCCTCGTGTCGAAGAAGGAGACGCACGCGCCCGCGCACGCCGCACACCCGGCGCACGACGAGCGTCCGCGCGATCTCGAGGCGTCGGCCGAAGAAGAGTGA
- a CDS encoding efflux RND transporter periplasmic adaptor subunit, whose translation MHVADRYRRLAITLLLASSLAACGGGGGDHAQASQRSEAETPAVAVRTTTAQGRQQPVTLTLDGTLVADEESQLTSVVAGRVVEVLVERGAVVEEGQPIVRLRDVDYRLQAQSARAQVEQARARLGMEENGPVPRAEDMPDVRAAQSALELAQANLQRAEELAQRGVLAQQALDETRTRAAQAREQYQTTLNNARASISSLSAARTTLAQAATSASEATVRAPFSGEIASRNVSVGEYVTPQSPIVSLVRTDPLRIEVQVPQQHLMAVRPGQTVRIAVDAVPDRTFEGTVRYVSAAVQRETRGLTVEAVVPNPERLLRPGLFATARIETGSQQDVAVVPASAVMTEAGVDRVFVVVDGAIEERVVSIAERTSEEIVIAEGLRPGEEVATDSLDQLGDGVRVAPAGAATATAPSAPTPQP comes from the coding sequence ATGCACGTCGCAGATAGGTACAGAAGACTCGCGATCACCCTCCTCCTCGCGTCGAGCCTCGCGGCGTGCGGCGGCGGCGGCGGAGACCACGCGCAGGCCTCGCAGCGCTCCGAGGCCGAGACGCCCGCGGTCGCGGTGCGCACCACGACCGCCCAAGGTCGACAGCAGCCCGTGACGCTCACGCTCGACGGCACCCTCGTCGCGGACGAGGAGTCGCAGCTGACGTCGGTCGTCGCGGGTCGCGTCGTGGAGGTCCTCGTCGAGCGCGGCGCGGTCGTCGAGGAGGGGCAGCCCATCGTGCGGCTCCGCGACGTCGACTACCGCCTGCAGGCGCAGTCGGCGCGCGCGCAGGTCGAGCAGGCGCGCGCTCGCCTCGGCATGGAAGAGAACGGCCCGGTGCCGCGCGCCGAGGACATGCCCGACGTGCGCGCCGCGCAGTCGGCGCTCGAGCTCGCGCAGGCGAACCTGCAGCGCGCGGAAGAGCTCGCGCAGCGCGGCGTGCTCGCGCAGCAGGCGCTCGACGAGACGCGCACCCGCGCCGCGCAGGCGCGCGAGCAATACCAGACGACGCTCAACAACGCGCGCGCGTCGATCTCCTCGCTCTCGGCGGCGCGCACGACGCTCGCGCAGGCCGCGACGTCCGCGTCGGAGGCGACGGTGCGTGCGCCCTTCTCGGGCGAGATCGCGAGCCGCAACGTCTCGGTCGGCGAGTACGTCACGCCGCAGTCGCCGATCGTCAGCCTCGTGCGCACCGATCCGCTTCGGATCGAGGTGCAGGTGCCGCAGCAGCACCTGATGGCCGTGCGTCCCGGGCAGACCGTGCGCATCGCCGTCGACGCGGTGCCGGACCGCACGTTCGAGGGCACGGTGCGCTACGTGAGCGCCGCGGTGCAGCGCGAGACGCGCGGCCTGACCGTCGAGGCCGTGGTGCCGAACCCCGAGCGCCTGCTGCGCCCGGGCCTCTTCGCGACCGCGCGCATCGAGACCGGCTCGCAGCAGGACGTCGCGGTGGTCCCGGCGTCCGCGGTGATGACGGAAGCGGGCGTCGATCGTGTGTTCGTCGTCGTCGACGGAGCGATCGAGGAGCGCGTCGTGTCGATCGCGGAGCGAACCTCCGAGGAGATCGTCATCGCCGAGGGCCTGCGCCCGGGCGAAGAGGTCGCGACCGACTCGCTCGATCAGCTCGGTGACGGTGTGCGCGTCGCGCCCGCGGGCGCGGCCACGGCGACGGCGCCCAGCGCGCCGACGCCCCAGCCCTGA
- a CDS encoding TetR/AcrR family transcriptional regulator produces MTDRPVNQRVEFLMPRSPKDNQEIRDARREEILAAAARVFAAKGLSQSKISDIAAAANLSHGLVYHYFDSKDSIFGAIVDQMIAKIDADLASDGELTAYQRLVAGIERSRDRVCAGGLEPGRVVAQAMMQGVIPDHLRGRIHEHFGRLHRRIAERIEEAQRDGDIEPDADPVELASALVCLMRGLSMRAPDMPHLPFPIPRTDTILRLLRPSSAPQDTRRATPRAARGPNARRR; encoded by the coding sequence ATGACTGACCGACCAGTCAATCAACGCGTCGAGTTTCTGATGCCGCGCTCGCCGAAAGACAACCAGGAGATTCGTGATGCCCGCCGAGAGGAGATCCTCGCGGCGGCGGCCCGGGTCTTCGCGGCGAAGGGCCTGTCGCAGTCGAAGATCTCCGACATCGCGGCGGCCGCGAACCTCTCGCACGGCCTCGTGTATCACTACTTCGACAGCAAGGACTCGATCTTCGGGGCGATCGTCGACCAGATGATCGCGAAGATCGACGCGGATCTCGCGTCGGACGGCGAGCTCACGGCGTACCAGCGGCTCGTCGCGGGCATCGAGCGCTCGCGCGACCGTGTCTGTGCGGGCGGCCTCGAGCCGGGCCGTGTCGTGGCGCAGGCGATGATGCAGGGGGTCATCCCCGATCACCTGCGTGGTCGCATCCACGAGCACTTCGGTCGCCTTCATCGCCGCATCGCCGAGCGCATCGAAGAAGCCCAGCGGGACGGCGACATCGAGCCGGATGCGGACCCCGTCGAGCTCGCCTCGGCGCTCGTCTGCCTCATGCGTGGTCTGTCGATGCGCGCGCCCGACATGCCGCACCTCCCGTTCCCCATCCCCCGGACGGACACGATTCTTCGTTTGCTCCGTCCGTCGTCAGCCCCACAAGACACGCGCCGTGCAACCCCCCGCGCGGCACGAGGACCGAATGCACGTCGCAGATAG
- a CDS encoding TolC family protein: protein MDRVVPVLSLVALVTALVASPTGAHAQQPLREFLAARGTGSLDVREARAALRQAQSQVDEARARLLPSFTAQGGYQRNEFEAGFTNPVTGGQVVIQPFDSLTAQFTATVPLIDIGSWSVFFQTEAIADSQSARLELADQNVAVAIVQIWHQLVGSRAVVEASERNLEALERNREAAAARVEVGVAAQLELSRAETEVTRAQQSLAEARLAVVLAARNLENLTGLTPIDERPSLEEVPPHLEPFDAYMANSSDLPAVRAARAASRAADIAADTAWTSLLPIISGYARESGSNAAGFQGANWSYALGVQAVWTLDFLRPAQIGTRQAAAEVTEVQLERAVQQTETSIFDAYQRVGAARARTDAATAGVASAQRAAEDARVRFEAGAATQLDLIQAERDLFQAEVLRIQALADLHVAHATLRIRAGMEL, encoded by the coding sequence ATGGATCGTGTTGTTCCCGTCCTCTCGCTCGTCGCGCTCGTGACGGCGCTCGTCGCCTCGCCAACCGGGGCCCACGCGCAGCAGCCGCTGCGCGAGTTCCTCGCCGCGCGCGGCACCGGCTCGCTCGACGTCCGCGAGGCGCGCGCGGCGCTGCGCCAGGCGCAGTCGCAGGTCGACGAAGCGCGCGCGCGGCTGCTGCCGAGCTTCACCGCGCAGGGTGGCTACCAGCGCAACGAGTTCGAGGCTGGGTTCACGAACCCGGTGACCGGCGGACAGGTGGTCATCCAGCCCTTCGACTCGCTCACCGCGCAGTTCACCGCGACGGTGCCGCTGATCGACATCGGCAGCTGGTCGGTCTTCTTCCAGACCGAGGCCATCGCGGACTCGCAGTCGGCGCGGCTCGAGCTCGCCGACCAGAACGTCGCCGTCGCGATCGTGCAGATCTGGCATCAGCTGGTGGGCTCGCGCGCGGTGGTCGAGGCCTCGGAGCGCAACCTCGAGGCGCTCGAGCGCAACCGCGAAGCGGCGGCCGCGCGCGTCGAGGTCGGTGTCGCGGCGCAGCTCGAGCTCTCGCGCGCGGAGACCGAGGTGACGCGCGCGCAGCAGTCGCTCGCCGAGGCGCGGCTCGCGGTGGTGCTCGCGGCGCGCAACCTCGAGAACCTCACGGGCCTCACGCCGATCGACGAGCGCCCGTCGCTCGAGGAGGTGCCGCCGCACCTCGAGCCGTTCGACGCCTACATGGCGAACTCGAGCGACCTCCCGGCGGTGCGCGCGGCGCGCGCGGCGTCGCGCGCGGCGGACATCGCGGCCGACACGGCGTGGACGTCGCTGCTGCCGATCATCAGCGGCTACGCGCGCGAGAGCGGCTCGAACGCCGCGGGTTTCCAGGGCGCGAACTGGTCGTACGCGCTCGGCGTGCAGGCCGTGTGGACGCTCGACTTCCTGCGTCCGGCGCAGATCGGAACACGCCAGGCGGCGGCCGAGGTGACCGAGGTGCAGCTCGAGCGCGCGGTGCAGCAGACCGAGACGTCGATCTTCGACGCGTACCAGCGCGTCGGCGCGGCGCGCGCACGGACGGACGCGGCGACCGCGGGCGTGGCGTCGGCGCAGCGCGCGGCCGAGGACGCGCGCGTGCGCTTCGAGGCGGGCGCGGCGACGCAGCTCGATCTGATCCAGGCCGAGCGCGATCTCTTCCAGGCCGAGGTGCTGCGCATCCAGGCGCTCGCGGATCTCCACGTCGCGCACGCCACGCTGCGCATCCGCGCCGGGATGGAGCTCTAG
- a CDS encoding acyl-CoA dehydrogenase family protein, with the protein MDRTLFSEEHELFRKSFRKFLEKEVIPHQERWRASGIVDRDAWRKAGAEGFLCPWMEEQYGGAGGDFLHSVVIMEEMAKTYESGFAIPLHSDVIVPYLHAFGNDAQKKKWLPGCASGELVTAIAMTEPGTGSDLAAVATTAKRVGDEYVLNGSKTFISNGILCDLCIVVAKTENAPGDPHRSMSLFVVEAGRPGFVKGKKLAKMGMASQDTSELHFEDCRIPAENRLGDEGAGFLMLMQKLQQERLVVAIGAQAAAEQVLADTVRYTQERTAFGKPISKFQNTQFKLVECATECEVGRAFLDKVVAEHVRGKYLVKECSMAKLWQTEMSQRVIDTCLQFFGGYGYMLEYPVTRAFMDSRVQRIFAGTNEIMKIIVAKQMGL; encoded by the coding sequence GTGGATCGCACTCTGTTCTCCGAGGAGCACGAGCTCTTCCGTAAGTCCTTCCGCAAGTTCCTCGAGAAGGAAGTGATCCCGCACCAGGAGCGCTGGCGCGCGAGCGGGATCGTCGATCGCGATGCGTGGCGGAAGGCCGGTGCCGAGGGCTTCCTCTGCCCGTGGATGGAAGAGCAGTACGGTGGTGCGGGCGGCGACTTCCTGCACTCCGTCGTGATCATGGAAGAGATGGCGAAGACCTACGAGTCGGGCTTCGCCATCCCGCTCCACAGCGACGTGATCGTCCCGTACCTCCACGCGTTCGGGAACGACGCGCAGAAGAAGAAGTGGCTGCCCGGCTGCGCCTCGGGCGAGCTCGTCACCGCGATCGCGATGACCGAGCCCGGCACCGGCTCCGACCTCGCGGCGGTCGCGACGACGGCGAAGCGCGTCGGCGACGAGTACGTGCTGAACGGCAGCAAGACGTTCATCTCGAACGGGATCCTCTGCGACCTGTGCATCGTCGTCGCGAAGACCGAGAACGCGCCCGGCGATCCGCACCGCTCGATGTCGCTCTTCGTCGTCGAGGCGGGTCGGCCCGGCTTCGTGAAGGGCAAGAAGCTCGCGAAGATGGGCATGGCCTCGCAGGACACGAGCGAGCTGCACTTCGAGGACTGCCGCATCCCCGCCGAGAATCGGCTCGGCGACGAAGGCGCGGGCTTCCTCATGCTGATGCAGAAGCTCCAGCAGGAGCGCCTCGTCGTCGCGATCGGCGCGCAGGCGGCGGCCGAGCAGGTGCTCGCGGACACGGTGCGCTACACGCAGGAGCGCACCGCGTTCGGCAAGCCGATCAGCAAGTTCCAGAACACGCAGTTCAAGCTCGTCGAGTGCGCGACCGAGTGCGAGGTCGGCCGCGCGTTCCTCGACAAGGTCGTCGCCGAGCACGTGCGCGGGAAGTACCTCGTCAAAGAGTGCTCGATGGCGAAGCTCTGGCAGACCGAGATGAGCCAGCGCGTGATCGACACGTGCCTGCAGTTCTTCGGCGGCTACGGCTACATGCTCGAGTACCCGGTGACGCGCGCCTTCATGGACTCGCGCGTGCAACGCATCTTCGCGGGCACCAACGAGATCATGAAGATCATCGTCGCGAAGCAGATGGGGCTGTGA